The sequence AAGTTACACGCCTTGGTAGATTATCAGCTATCCGGCTCCTTGGGTAATTTTCACACGGCCACATGTTTACCACCCCATTTCGTTCCTCAGATTTTTCTGCAAAATTCCCCCTATAAACACAGGCTCAATTTTCCTTGAATCCGTCTGGCCCTACCGCCACCCTTGACCCAGGAATATTTTACTATGGCATATCGAGCATGGTTTCAATGCATTAACGCGCAATGCGGGTGTAAATACCCGCTGAATCAGGTCATTTACCGCTGCGAGAAGTGCGAGTCGCTGTTGGAAGTGACGCACGACATCAAGGCGCTGCGGCGCCGCAGTCCGCAGGCCTGGATGAAGCTGTTTGATGAACGCTACCGTTCCACCCAGTGGCCCTACGGCTCGGGCATCTGGGGCAAGCAGGAATGGGTGCTGCCGGAGATTGAAGATAAAAACGTGGTCTCCCTGTACGAGGGGGGGACGAATCTGTTCTGGGCGGAGCGTTTCGGCAAGCTGATCGGCGTGCCGGACCTGTGGATCAAGCTGTGCGGCAATACCCACAGCGGATCATTCAAGGATCTCGGCATGACGGTGCTGGTTTCGCAGGTGAAGCAGATGATCTCCGAAGGCGCGCCCATCAAAGCCGTCGCCTGCGCCTCCACGGGCGATACTTCTGCTGCGCTGGCCACTTATTGCGCCGCCGCCGGCATCCAATCCATCGTGCTGCTGCCGAAGGGGAAAATATCCATCGCGCAGCTCGTCCAACCCATCGCGAACGGCGCCTTGGTGCTTTCGCTCGATACGGACTTCGACGGTTGCATGAAAGTCGTCCAGGAGATCACCAAGGACGAAACCATCTACCTGGCGAACTCGATGAACTCCCTGCGCGTGGAGGGACAGAAGACCGTCGGCATCGAAATCGTGCAGCAGTTCGATTGGGAAGTGCCGGACGTCATCATCATCCCCGGCGGCAACCTGGGCAATGTTTCGGCGCTGGGGAACGGCCTGCTGATGATGCGCGACCTGGGCCTGATCGCCAAACTGCCGCGCATCGTCGTCGCGCAGGCGGAACGCGCCAACCCGTTGTATCGCGCCTATAAAACCGGCTTTGAGAAGTTCGAGCCGATGCAGGCGCAGAAAACCCTGGCCAGCGCCATCCAGATTGGCAACCCCGTCAGCTACGAGAAAGCCGTGCGCGCCTTGAAAGCCTTTGACGGCATCGTGGAACAGGCCACGGAAGAGGAATTGGCCGACGCCTCGGCGCTGGGCGATCTCACCGGCATGTTTAACTGCCCGCACACCGGCGTGGCGCTTGCGGCGCTCATCAAGTTATTGAAGGCCGGCAAAATTGATAAATCCGAACGCGTCGTGGTGGTCTCCACCGCGCACGGACTGAAATTCGCGGACTTCAAGGTGCGGTATCATGAGCAGAAGATGGACTTTGGCTGCCGTTATGCCAACAAACCCATTGAACTGCCGCCGCGCGTGGACGCCGTCAAAGCGGCGCTCAAAGACGCGTTGAAAAAAGTCAAGACGCTGAAGGTTTAGCGGCCGGCTCAGTATTTCAGCACTTTGGTCTCCCCCCGCTTCAGCGGCAGCGTGAGCTTGGGGCCATTCCCTGCTTTTGCGCCCGTCAGGACGTCCAGGATGACGCCGGAATGCCCGGTGTCAATGGTCACCGGGCCATCTTCGGCGGCGTGCAGGGCAATAAACGGGCCGTTGGCGTAAATATTGCAATCGGTCTCGGTGAACAGGTGAACCCCGGCCTGGCGCGCCGCCAGGCGCAGCAGCTCCGAGGTTAAGCCCGGCGCGCCCGCAAAAATCGAAATCCCCCCGGGGGTGCGCCGCATCGCCACCGCGGCGGAGCCATCCGGATACGTGGCCAGCACTTCCGAAGGGCTCGCATCTGCTGCCAACAGCGGTAGGACTGATTTCTCGACACCAAACGCCTTTTCCATTCCCAACCGCTTGCCAGCCTCCGTCGGCGTCGCCTTCCCCTTGTCCGGAGTCACTTTCTTCAAGGTGAATCCGGTCAATTCCCGCGCGGCCTCGAGATGAATGCGATCGCCTTCAAAATATCCGGGAGCATAACACCAGAGCCGCGTCGCGCCATGCGTGGCGCTCAAAAGCTTCACGCGCTCTGCGGCGGTCAGGCTCCAGGCGTTCAGGAACACATACAGTTTGGCGTGAACGCGCCCCGCCAGCACATCGTCCAGCAGATACTGACCGTACGGCGCGCCCATTCGCCCCAGTGGCGCGCGCACCTCGTAAATGCCCGGTCGGGTGACCGAAGTTCCACCGGCCGCCACGCGCAACATGCTCCGCTCATCAATGATGGCCGCAATGCCCGGTTTAAACGGCGTCGGCTGTTTCAGCAGCGGTTCATCCAACGCGGCCAGTCGTTGCATTTCCCGCCACATGCGCGCATCGTTGAACCAGCCACTGGAACCCAAATCCATCCACCACGTGCCGAAATTTCGCAGGGCTTCCTGGGCCACGTTGCGGATCAGCTCCGCATTGGTCTCTTCGATCGTGGCGACGTGCTGCATCCAGCCGGGTTGGTTGCCGGTGGCCAGGTAGGTATGCGTGTCATCCTCATTCAGCCACAGCTTTCCCGTCAGCGCCACGCTCTCCGCCGCCGTCATCGAGGGCGCGCTCTGGCCCAGGCCGCGGTCGAAATAGGAGATGGGCGAACACAGCACATCAATGTCCGGCGAATTCAGCGCCCGGCGCAACGCGTAATGCCCGGCGGTGGACGGCCCGTTCGACACGGCGGCGAATTCAAAAACATACCCGTAGAAAAAGACGACCAGCTTTTTGCCGGCGGACGCCTGGCGCGCGGCCCGGGCCAGTTCGCACACGCAATCGGCCATCGCCTCCTGCTGAAACTCCGCCCAGTCCGTCAACGCCCGTTCATTGGCGGGATCGCGGAATACGCCGGCGGGCGCGGC is a genomic window of Verrucomicrobiota bacterium containing:
- a CDS encoding beta-galactosidase, producing the protein MVGFGVAALIGQASALTVRVDPAGGAPRLVVNGEPVRARMFWGGPGSKPMATTPSWQEISFEFIATGSANNGTMHLRFGQTPGDVYLDDIQVTDLDDASETMPRCDFEGGMASFKRDWTYWPFDAKNTVGTIAVVPGLGRNGSAALQVKLKAPADGHWPDFHVYHQPRLKIIQGHRYRTRLWVKSEPARNIKVEFYQPGTTFTRLGGPPGCFEEQIKLAAQAGVNFVSFPIGMPWPAPGKPEDWANVDAACEQVLRANPNALLIPRMGMAAPAWWRAAHPDDVMQWEDGRREDTVVASPQYRHDAAERLAALVRHLEDKFGNHVAGYHPCGQNTGEWFYQDTWKRPLNGYAPADLTAWRLWLKQRYANDTALRQSWSDGAVTLASASVPTAVARHAAPAGVFRDPANERALTDWAEFQQEAMADCVCELARAARQASAGKKLVVFFYGYVFEFAAVSNGPSTAGHYALRRALNSPDIDVLCSPISYFDRGLGQSAPSMTAAESVALTGKLWLNEDDTHTYLATGNQPGWMQHVATIEETNAELIRNVAQEALRNFGTWWMDLGSSGWFNDARMWREMQRLAALDEPLLKQPTPFKPGIAAIIDERSMLRVAAGGTSVTRPGIYEVRAPLGRMGAPYGQYLLDDVLAGRVHAKLYVFLNAWSLTAAERVKLLSATHGATRLWCYAPGYFEGDRIHLEAARELTGFTLKKVTPDKGKATPTEAGKRLGMEKAFGVEKSVLPLLAADASPSEVLATYPDGSAAVAMRRTPGGISIFAGAPGLTSELLRLAARQAGVHLFTETDCNIYANGPFIALHAAEDGPVTIDTGHSGVILDVLTGAKAGNGPKLTLPLKRGETKVLKY
- the thrC gene encoding threonine synthase produces the protein MAYRAWFQCINAQCGCKYPLNQVIYRCEKCESLLEVTHDIKALRRRSPQAWMKLFDERYRSTQWPYGSGIWGKQEWVLPEIEDKNVVSLYEGGTNLFWAERFGKLIGVPDLWIKLCGNTHSGSFKDLGMTVLVSQVKQMISEGAPIKAVACASTGDTSAALATYCAAAGIQSIVLLPKGKISIAQLVQPIANGALVLSLDTDFDGCMKVVQEITKDETIYLANSMNSLRVEGQKTVGIEIVQQFDWEVPDVIIIPGGNLGNVSALGNGLLMMRDLGLIAKLPRIVVAQAERANPLYRAYKTGFEKFEPMQAQKTLASAIQIGNPVSYEKAVRALKAFDGIVEQATEEELADASALGDLTGMFNCPHTGVALAALIKLLKAGKIDKSERVVVVSTAHGLKFADFKVRYHEQKMDFGCRYANKPIELPPRVDAVKAALKDALKKVKTLKV